A DNA window from Luteolibacter luteus contains the following coding sequences:
- a CDS encoding sialate O-acetylesterase, translating into MKLAATALVLTVSLASGAEPFLSPVFTDNMVLQRDQKDAVWGWSKPGDQVTVSIAGQSATSSAGADGKWSVLLPPLPAGGPHTLTVSGPENVTLNNVLVGDVWICSGQSNMEWRVNDTNNAQAEIAAANFPQIRHIEIPHVTAAEPQKTVATDGWKVASPETVSRFTAVGFYFGRKLNEDLKVPIGLIHTSWGGTIAEAWTSKEALTPMNDFNQAMADLERRTKTPEPDPQIAWYAANDEGSKGGSFPWAATDFDDSGWSTMNQPQEWTASNIPDVTALDGSVWLRRSVDLPADFAGKEAVLSLGPIDDEDAAWVNGQKIGETAGFATPREYTVPTGLLKEGKNVIAVRVMDASGKGGLTGTAETVKLESKGLNPIPLAGPWHYKVGSDLTKTSAFPRRMGDNPNVPTVLYNAMIAPLLPYGIKGAIWYQGESNAGRAAQYRKLLPTMIGDWRQRFGQGEFPFYIVQLANFMQAKPEPGESEWAELREAQAMTAKKLPNSGLAVAIDIGEANDIHPRNKQDVGKRLALQALAKTYGQKVVPSGPEFREAKTEGGTIRLSFDYAGGGLVVKGGGLKGFSIAGADKKFVWADAKIDGGTVVVSSPQVPAPAAVRYAWTENPDATLFNAEGLPAIPFRTDTWPGVTEGRK; encoded by the coding sequence TTCTGACCGTTTCGCTTGCCTCAGGAGCCGAGCCTTTCCTCTCACCGGTCTTTACCGACAACATGGTCCTCCAGCGGGACCAGAAGGATGCCGTCTGGGGCTGGTCGAAGCCAGGAGATCAGGTCACGGTGAGCATCGCGGGACAATCCGCGACCAGCAGCGCCGGTGCCGACGGGAAATGGAGCGTCCTGCTGCCACCTCTTCCGGCTGGAGGCCCCCACACGCTCACTGTTTCCGGCCCGGAAAACGTCACGCTGAACAACGTTTTGGTGGGGGATGTGTGGATCTGCTCCGGCCAATCCAACATGGAGTGGCGCGTCAACGACACCAATAACGCCCAAGCCGAAATCGCCGCTGCCAATTTCCCGCAGATCCGCCACATTGAGATCCCGCACGTCACCGCCGCGGAGCCGCAGAAGACTGTTGCTACCGACGGATGGAAAGTAGCCAGCCCGGAGACGGTCTCACGCTTCACCGCCGTAGGCTTCTATTTCGGCCGCAAGCTGAATGAGGACCTGAAGGTCCCGATCGGCCTCATCCACACTTCGTGGGGTGGCACCATCGCCGAGGCATGGACCAGCAAGGAAGCGCTGACGCCGATGAATGATTTCAATCAGGCGATGGCTGATCTCGAGCGTCGCACGAAGACCCCCGAGCCGGACCCGCAGATTGCCTGGTATGCTGCCAATGATGAAGGTAGCAAGGGTGGTTCTTTCCCATGGGCCGCAACGGACTTCGACGATTCCGGCTGGTCCACGATGAACCAGCCGCAGGAGTGGACGGCCTCCAATATTCCCGATGTGACCGCCCTCGATGGTTCCGTCTGGCTGCGCCGCAGCGTGGATCTTCCCGCAGACTTCGCCGGGAAGGAGGCGGTGCTGAGCCTGGGCCCGATCGATGACGAGGACGCGGCGTGGGTGAATGGCCAGAAGATCGGGGAGACCGCCGGTTTTGCCACCCCGCGCGAATACACGGTGCCTACAGGACTTCTCAAGGAAGGAAAGAACGTGATCGCGGTTCGTGTGATGGATGCTAGTGGCAAGGGCGGCCTGACCGGAACGGCCGAAACCGTGAAGCTTGAAAGCAAGGGACTGAATCCGATCCCGCTTGCTGGCCCGTGGCACTACAAGGTCGGCTCGGATCTCACCAAGACCTCGGCCTTCCCGCGACGCATGGGGGACAATCCAAACGTCCCTACGGTCCTCTACAATGCCATGATTGCCCCGCTCTTGCCCTACGGCATCAAGGGTGCCATCTGGTATCAGGGTGAAAGCAATGCGGGCCGCGCGGCGCAGTATCGCAAGCTGCTGCCGACCATGATCGGCGATTGGCGCCAGCGCTTCGGGCAAGGCGAGTTTCCCTTCTATATCGTTCAGCTTGCCAATTTCATGCAGGCCAAGCCGGAGCCCGGCGAAAGCGAGTGGGCGGAGCTGCGTGAAGCCCAGGCCATGACCGCGAAGAAGCTGCCTAACAGCGGTTTGGCCGTGGCCATCGATATCGGCGAAGCGAATGATATCCACCCGCGCAACAAGCAAGATGTGGGCAAGCGCCTCGCCTTGCAGGCCTTGGCCAAGACCTATGGCCAGAAGGTCGTCCCGTCCGGTCCGGAATTCCGGGAGGCAAAGACCGAAGGAGGCACGATCCGCCTGAGCTTTGACTACGCGGGTGGGGGACTCGTTGTGAAAGGAGGGGGGCTGAAAGGCTTCTCGATTGCCGGAGCAGATAAAAAGTTCGTCTGGGCGGATGCGAAGATCGATGGCGGCACCGTTGTCGTCTCCTCACCACAGGTTCCCGCTCCGGCTGCGGTTCGCTATGCGTGGACCGAAAACCCCGATGCAACGCTCTTCAATGCCGAAGGTCTGCCGGCAATTCCGTTCCGTACGGATACTTGGCCCGGCGTGACCGAAGGTAGGAAGTAA